The Streptomyces spororaveus genome includes a region encoding these proteins:
- a CDS encoding FAD binding domain-containing protein produces MILTEFDYVRPAGLDEALTLLSGTRGARVLAGGQSLLPDLRAGADRAALLVDIRQLAELRGVTRTPDGTRLRIGALTTLAELAADPLVLGQAPELAAAARANGDPQVRNLGTVGGNLVATGRATDLPVAAMAADAVAELAGPGGRSTVPAEELAAGPVPAGTVLTALLVPAAGPAAAFEKTADRATRYPVCATAVRVTPGGPRIAVTGATSRALRLRGVEDRLRGGPYGTEAVLAAFRAEPRELFVPGRGTSAEYLGHLVGVLTARALQRAEQALAR; encoded by the coding sequence GTGATCCTCACCGAGTTCGACTACGTCCGGCCCGCCGGCCTCGACGAGGCACTGACCCTGCTGTCCGGGACGCGCGGCGCCCGGGTCCTGGCCGGAGGCCAGAGCCTGCTGCCCGACCTGCGCGCGGGAGCCGACCGCGCCGCGCTGCTGGTCGACATCCGGCAGCTGGCGGAGCTGCGCGGCGTCACGCGCACGCCCGACGGCACCCGGCTGCGGATCGGGGCCCTGACCACGCTCGCCGAGCTCGCCGCCGACCCGCTGGTGCTCGGGCAGGCCCCGGAGCTGGCCGCCGCGGCCCGCGCCAACGGCGACCCCCAGGTCCGCAACCTCGGTACCGTCGGCGGCAACCTCGTCGCCACCGGGCGGGCCACCGACCTGCCCGTCGCCGCCATGGCCGCCGACGCCGTGGCCGAACTGGCCGGCCCCGGCGGGCGGTCCACCGTACCGGCCGAGGAGCTCGCGGCCGGACCCGTACCCGCCGGTACGGTCCTCACCGCACTGCTGGTGCCCGCCGCCGGGCCGGCCGCCGCCTTCGAGAAGACCGCCGACCGGGCCACCCGCTACCCGGTCTGCGCCACAGCCGTACGCGTCACCCCCGGCGGGCCGCGCATCGCCGTCACCGGGGCCACCTCCCGCGCACTGCGGCTGCGCGGCGTCGAGGACCGGCTGCGCGGGGGTCCGTACGGCACGGAGGCCGTGCTCGCGGCCTTCCGCGCCGAACCCAGGGAGCTCTTCGTCCCCGGGCGCGGCACCTCGGCCGAGTACCTCGGTCATCTCGTGGGGGTCCTCACGGCACGAGCCTTGCAGAGGGCCGAGCAGGCTCTCGCCCGATAG
- a CDS encoding xanthine dehydrogenase family protein molybdopterin-binding subunit yields MTAVTGEAPATGSGVLGQPLDSREDPQLLRGEATYVADIDLPGTAHMAILGSPVAHARILSIETKAAEQLPGVLKVATAADFTDVMPLPCIWIPGGVESHFPPHPYGLPGARPVLTGDTVRHVGDPIAVVVAETPRQATAALAAISVEYEPLPVVTRADEALAEGAPQLHEAVPGNLNAYWTCGDKDRTDAAIAAAEVTVELDLVNQRTINSPIEPRGAVGDYNPVTGEYTLYATTQGPHNHRFLLSALVLGIPFNKLRVIAPTVGGSFGTKGYLYPDMPLVLLLSKALGRPVKWVDTRTGLMNSTVQGRDHRQHVTLAGTRDGRITAVRCTSYANLGAYPSTIGPGVATALMGRSISGMYDIDAAFCEVYAAFTNTVPLGAQRGSGRAEAAFLMERLVDRYAGEIGMDPAAVRRKNLVPKEKFPYDNGLGWTYDSGDYRLNFDKAVELSGYADMPARKAEARTRGKRLGVGLATYVAICGVGPSTRMSQEGMLGGTWESANIRVHPTGEVTVIVGSASTGQSHGTVFAQVAADELGIDPDTVQVLEGDTQKAPYGQGTYGSRSYSMAAPAVALTARKIKSKLIRAGAVFLGIPEDKVVYAGGGVHEEGNEQNAKTFAELAMSMWYGWGLPAEIEPALDETTHFDPPEFNYPFGTHVAVVEIDELTGETEVVAYTAVDDAGHIGNPKIVLGQIEGSITHGLGQALMEAAVYDEQGLLISSDLTTYALPRAADVPFFTLDKTVTPSPNNPLGAKGAGEIATVPPAAAVVNAVVDALADLGVQHIDMPLTPEKVWRRLRGEAQ; encoded by the coding sequence ATGACCGCAGTGACGGGGGAGGCCCCGGCCACGGGGAGCGGCGTCCTCGGACAGCCGCTGGACAGCCGCGAGGATCCGCAGCTGCTGCGCGGCGAGGCCACGTACGTGGCGGACATCGACCTGCCGGGCACCGCCCACATGGCCATCCTGGGCAGCCCGGTGGCGCACGCGAGGATCCTGTCCATCGAGACCAAGGCCGCCGAGCAGCTGCCCGGCGTGCTCAAGGTGGCCACCGCCGCCGACTTCACCGACGTCATGCCGCTGCCCTGCATCTGGATCCCCGGCGGCGTCGAGAGCCACTTCCCGCCCCACCCCTACGGACTTCCCGGCGCCCGCCCGGTCCTCACCGGCGACACCGTCCGGCACGTGGGCGACCCCATCGCCGTGGTCGTCGCCGAGACCCCGCGCCAGGCCACCGCGGCGCTCGCCGCGATCTCCGTCGAGTACGAGCCGCTGCCCGTGGTCACCCGCGCCGACGAGGCGCTCGCCGAGGGCGCGCCCCAGCTGCACGAGGCCGTCCCCGGGAACCTGAACGCGTACTGGACCTGCGGCGACAAGGACCGTACCGACGCGGCCATCGCCGCAGCCGAGGTCACCGTCGAGCTCGACCTGGTCAACCAGCGCACCATCAACAGCCCCATCGAGCCGCGCGGCGCGGTCGGCGACTACAACCCCGTCACCGGCGAGTACACGCTCTACGCCACCACGCAGGGCCCGCACAACCACCGCTTCCTGCTCTCCGCACTGGTCCTCGGCATCCCCTTCAACAAGCTCCGGGTGATCGCCCCGACCGTCGGCGGCAGCTTCGGCACCAAGGGGTACCTGTACCCCGACATGCCCCTGGTGCTGCTGCTGTCCAAGGCGCTCGGCCGCCCCGTGAAGTGGGTGGACACCCGCACCGGGCTGATGAACTCCACCGTCCAGGGCCGCGACCACCGCCAGCACGTGACGCTCGCCGGCACCCGCGACGGCCGGATCACCGCCGTGCGCTGCACCAGCTACGCCAACCTCGGCGCGTACCCCTCCACGATCGGCCCCGGTGTCGCCACCGCCCTGATGGGCCGCTCCATCAGCGGCATGTACGACATCGACGCCGCCTTCTGCGAGGTCTACGCCGCCTTCACCAACACCGTCCCGCTCGGCGCCCAGCGCGGCAGCGGGCGGGCCGAGGCCGCCTTCCTCATGGAGCGCCTCGTCGACCGGTACGCCGGCGAGATCGGCATGGACCCGGCGGCCGTCCGCCGCAAGAACCTGGTGCCGAAGGAGAAGTTCCCGTACGACAACGGCCTCGGCTGGACCTACGACTCCGGGGACTACCGGCTGAACTTCGACAAGGCCGTCGAGCTGTCGGGCTACGCCGACATGCCCGCCCGCAAGGCCGAGGCCCGCACCCGCGGCAAGCGCCTCGGGGTCGGCCTCGCCACCTACGTCGCGATCTGCGGCGTCGGCCCCTCCACCCGGATGTCCCAGGAGGGCATGCTCGGCGGCACCTGGGAGAGCGCGAACATCCGCGTCCACCCGACCGGCGAGGTCACCGTCATCGTGGGCTCCGCCTCCACGGGCCAGAGCCACGGCACGGTCTTCGCACAGGTCGCCGCCGACGAGCTCGGCATCGACCCGGACACCGTCCAGGTCCTGGAGGGCGACACCCAGAAGGCCCCGTACGGGCAGGGCACCTACGGTTCCCGCTCCTACAGCATGGCCGCGCCCGCCGTCGCCCTCACCGCCCGCAAGATCAAGAGCAAGCTGATCCGGGCCGGCGCCGTCTTCCTGGGGATCCCCGAGGACAAGGTGGTCTACGCGGGCGGCGGCGTCCACGAAGAGGGCAACGAACAGAACGCCAAGACCTTCGCCGAGCTGGCGATGTCCATGTGGTACGGCTGGGGGCTGCCCGCGGAGATCGAGCCCGCGCTCGACGAGACCACCCACTTCGACCCGCCGGAGTTCAACTACCCGTTCGGGACGCATGTCGCCGTCGTCGAGATCGACGAACTGACCGGCGAGACGGAGGTGGTGGCCTACACCGCCGTCGACGACGCCGGCCACATCGGCAACCCCAAGATCGTCCTCGGCCAGATCGAGGGCAGCATCACGCACGGCCTGGGCCAGGCGCTGATGGAGGCCGCCGTCTACGACGAACAGGGCCTGCTCATCAGCTCCGACCTGACCACCTACGCCCTGCCGCGCGCCGCCGACGTGCCGTTCTTCACGCTCGACAAGACCGTCACGCCCAGCCCGAACAACCCGCTCGGCGCCAAGGGCGCCGGCGAGATCGCCACCGTCCCGCCCGCCGCCGCCGTCGTCAACGCCGTCGTCGACGCCCTCGCCGACCTGGGCGTCCAGCACATCGACATGCCCCTCACACCCGAGAAGGTCTGGCGCCGCCTGAGAGGGGAAGCGCAGTGA